A part of Deltaproteobacteria bacterium genomic DNA contains:
- a CDS encoding pilus assembly protein PilP: MSLSAKQRKHLVATTLLGLACLGLCVVVSACGGSDSEPADDSAKAAAKDGGKTETKTAEPAKPESLLDKAEEKIEQAVAKSGEIKVEDVLKKSEEAEKGPLDEYAYDPINKVDPFAASTTEAELPASGGADENILTKYEIRYFRLVGVVHDEAQPRAIFEDPKGKSYVVAVGTPIGRNLGVIDAILNDSVIVTEKRVVPGSDGVIETVPLNIKLHPEREQEGTAASK; the protein is encoded by the coding sequence ATGTCGTTGAGCGCGAAACAACGAAAGCACCTGGTCGCGACGACCCTGCTGGGTCTCGCCTGCCTCGGCCTTTGCGTCGTCGTCTCGGCGTGCGGCGGTTCGGATTCCGAGCCCGCGGACGATTCGGCCAAAGCCGCCGCGAAGGACGGCGGAAAGACCGAGACGAAGACCGCCGAGCCCGCGAAGCCCGAGTCCCTCCTCGACAAGGCGGAAGAGAAGATCGAGCAGGCCGTGGCGAAATCCGGTGAGATCAAGGTCGAGGACGTGCTCAAGAAGAGCGAGGAGGCCGAGAAGGGCCCGCTCGACGAGTACGCCTACGATCCCATCAACAAGGTCGATCCCTTCGCCGCCTCGACCACCGAGGCGGAACTGCCGGCATCGGGCGGCGCCGACGAAAACATCCTCACGAAATACGAGATCCGCTATTTCCGGCTGGTGGGCGTCGTGCACGACGAGGCCCAGCCCCGCGCCATTTTCGAGGACCCCAAAGGCAAGTCCTACGTCGTCGCGGTCGGCACGCCGATCGGACGCAACCTCGGCGTGATCGACGCGATCCTGAACGATTCGGTGATCGTGACCGAAAAGCGCGTCGTGCCCGGATCGGACGGCGTGATCGAGACGGTTCCCCTGAACATCAAGTTGCACCCCGAACGCGAGCAGGAAGGCACCGCCGCGTCGAAGTAA
- the pilQ gene encoding type IV pilus secretin PilQ, which yields MRGPHLNRMTPASWIAAILLAAFLCPAVASAQEEGYVPLSGEFAEKQYFGKKITMDYQDAEIKSVLRVISEVSGMNIVTGDDVVGKVTIKLQNVPWDQALDVILQTKKLGMIQEGNIIRVAPQQTLQAESTQKLASEQSKLMLEELLLEMVPVSYANADDLVNPLRTVLSSRGFVAVDKRTNVIVIKDIKQNLEQAKKLIVNLDTQTPQVMIQARIVEANTDFTRELGVKWGGYYVADAAHGNSTGMTFPNSVRVTGANALGESTQNTTTATVGSSRAGSAISTLNNANYVVNLPAPIGLGAGGGVGITMGSINDVVALDLQLSAMENRGEGRVISQPKIVTLDNKKANITSGVSIPFQIRQQGETSLSFIEANLNLIVTPHVTNDKSIVMVIEIAKNAPNTSIPTSTGDPAIDKKEAKTETLVRNGETTVIGGIFSSEESRTELSVPWLSKIPVLGFFFRDRKQTNKRSELLIFITPRIVQDKPVV from the coding sequence ATGCGTGGACCCCATCTGAATCGGATGACGCCGGCCTCGTGGATCGCCGCGATCCTGCTGGCCGCGTTTCTGTGCCCGGCCGTCGCCTCGGCGCAGGAAGAGGGCTACGTCCCGCTTTCGGGCGAGTTTGCCGAGAAGCAGTACTTCGGCAAGAAGATCACGATGGACTATCAGGACGCCGAGATCAAAAGCGTTCTGCGCGTGATCTCCGAGGTGTCGGGGATGAACATCGTGACCGGCGATGACGTCGTCGGCAAGGTCACGATCAAGCTGCAGAACGTGCCGTGGGACCAGGCGCTCGACGTCATCCTGCAGACCAAGAAGCTCGGCATGATCCAGGAAGGCAACATCATCCGGGTCGCGCCGCAGCAAACCCTGCAGGCCGAGAGCACGCAGAAGCTTGCCTCCGAGCAGTCCAAGCTCATGCTCGAGGAACTGCTGCTCGAGATGGTGCCGGTTTCCTACGCCAACGCCGACGACCTCGTGAACCCGCTGCGCACCGTGCTCTCCTCGCGCGGCTTCGTCGCCGTCGACAAGCGCACAAACGTCATCGTCATCAAGGACATCAAGCAGAATCTCGAACAGGCGAAAAAGCTGATCGTCAACCTCGACACGCAGACGCCGCAGGTCATGATTCAGGCGCGCATCGTCGAGGCGAACACCGACTTCACCCGCGAGCTGGGCGTCAAGTGGGGCGGTTACTACGTCGCCGACGCGGCCCACGGCAACTCCACGGGCATGACCTTCCCCAACAGCGTGCGCGTCACGGGCGCGAACGCGCTGGGCGAGTCCACGCAAAACACGACGACCGCGACGGTCGGCTCCTCGCGGGCCGGCTCGGCGATTTCGACCCTCAACAACGCGAACTACGTCGTGAACCTGCCGGCGCCCATCGGCCTCGGCGCGGGCGGCGGCGTGGGCATCACGATGGGCTCCATCAACGACGTCGTGGCCCTCGACCTGCAACTCTCGGCGATGGAAAACCGCGGTGAAGGTCGGGTCATCAGCCAGCCCAAGATCGTGACCCTCGACAACAAGAAGGCCAACATCACGTCGGGCGTGAGCATTCCGTTCCAGATCCGTCAGCAGGGCGAAACATCACTGTCGTTCATCGAGGCGAACCTCAACCTGATCGTCACGCCGCACGTCACCAACGACAAGAGCATCGTGATGGTCATCGAGATCGCGAAGAACGCGCCGAACACGTCGATCCCGACGTCCACGGGCGATCCGGCCATCGACAAAAAGGAAGCCAAGACCGAGACCCTCGTGCGCAACGGCGAGACCACCGTCATCGGCGGTATCTTCTCGTCCGAGGAAAGCCGCACCGAGCTGTCGGTTCCCTGGCTGTCCAAGATTCCGGTGCTCGGCTTCTTCTTCCGCGACCGCAAGCAGACGAACAAGCGGTCCGAGCTGTTGATCTTCATCACGCCGCGCATTGTCCAGGACAAGCCGGTCGTGTGA
- the aroB gene encoding 3-dehydroquinate synthase, protein MRSLTWKGAPQPHLAWFDAGPLERARDHLAREIRREAAGGRVVIVTSRNVHRLYRERFFVPLARALDAPEPVRLPDGEDRKGVAEWTSIFENLLANRIDRRDVIVAVGGGVLTDVAGFAAATFKRGLAWISVPTTLTGQVDAAIGGKTAVDFGAAKNMIGAFWQPRAVALIPAFLETLPDREIRCGLAEVVKTGLGLDARFFRWIERHVDDLRNRDQTALSRVVRVCAAAKLRVVADDPLDQGGRAVLNLGHTVGHAAEAAGNFRRWNHGECVATGMVVMARLAERRGYLTVAARTRLERLIDELDLLPRRLPKPEEVESFLMLDKKKIGRRIVAVIPGPIGEFRLEPLDPRELVEARYWSGFRKTGRKVS, encoded by the coding sequence GTGAGATCTTTGACATGGAAAGGCGCTCCCCAACCGCACCTCGCTTGGTTTGACGCCGGGCCGCTGGAGCGGGCGCGAGATCATCTCGCGCGGGAGATTCGCCGGGAAGCCGCGGGCGGACGGGTCGTGATCGTCACGAGCCGAAACGTCCACCGGCTGTACCGCGAACGCTTTTTCGTTCCGCTCGCCCGGGCGCTCGACGCGCCCGAACCGGTTCGCCTGCCGGACGGCGAGGATCGAAAGGGCGTCGCCGAGTGGACTTCGATCTTTGAAAATCTGCTGGCCAATCGAATCGATCGTCGCGACGTGATCGTCGCGGTGGGCGGCGGCGTCCTCACCGACGTTGCGGGCTTCGCCGCGGCGACCTTCAAGCGCGGCCTCGCGTGGATCAGCGTGCCCACCACCCTCACGGGGCAGGTGGACGCCGCGATCGGCGGGAAGACCGCGGTGGATTTCGGCGCGGCGAAGAACATGATCGGGGCGTTCTGGCAACCGCGCGCGGTGGCGCTGATTCCGGCGTTTCTCGAAACGTTGCCGGATCGGGAGATCCGCTGCGGGCTCGCCGAGGTCGTCAAGACGGGCTTGGGGCTCGATGCGCGGTTCTTCCGCTGGATCGAGCGGCACGTCGACGATCTGCGAAATCGCGATCAAACCGCGCTCTCCCGCGTGGTGCGCGTGTGCGCAGCCGCGAAGCTGCGGGTCGTCGCCGACGATCCTCTGGATCAGGGCGGACGCGCCGTCCTGAATCTGGGTCACACCGTCGGGCACGCGGCCGAGGCCGCCGGAAATTTCCGGCGCTGGAACCACGGTGAGTGCGTGGCGACGGGGATGGTGGTGATGGCAAGGCTCGCCGAGCGACGGGGTTATTTGACCGTCGCGGCGCGAACGCGTTTGGAACGCTTGATCGACGAACTCGACCTGCTGCCGCGGCGTTTGCCGAAACCGGAAGAGGTCGAATCGTTCCTTATGCTCGACAAGAAGAAGATTGGCCGGCGGATTGTCGCCGTGATCCCGGGTCCGATCGGAGAATTCCGATTGGAACCGCTGGATCCGAGGGAGTTGGTGGAAGCTCGATACTGGTCCGGGTTCCGCAAGACCGGGAGGAAGGTCTCATGA
- a CDS encoding nucleotidyltransferase family protein, whose amino-acid sequence MDGVILAAGPGTRLRPLTKAIPKALVSVGPWPLAEHVLRGFVSAGVDNVVFVTGWLAAKVEAYFADGERWDVATSFVRQGEAKGTAHALAQAEMSVQTTPFFLAYGDIFVLDARNYTEFLEFHLDGGFDWSIMCDEIDDPWEGAAVYLNGDGRVERIIEKPPKGTSTTNLNKRGICLLDARVFDFISDLAPSANGEFYLTDAIAAAIAAGLSVGGYVVRGFSSDVGTLDRLEDARRRWTAKENEK is encoded by the coding sequence ATGGACGGGGTCATTCTGGCGGCTGGACCGGGGACGCGTCTGCGTCCGCTGACAAAGGCGATCCCCAAGGCGCTCGTCAGCGTGGGCCCTTGGCCCCTTGCGGAACACGTGCTGCGAGGGTTCGTCTCCGCGGGCGTGGACAACGTCGTCTTCGTGACGGGCTGGCTCGCCGCGAAGGTCGAGGCGTACTTCGCCGACGGCGAGCGCTGGGACGTGGCGACGAGTTTCGTGCGTCAGGGCGAGGCAAAAGGCACCGCGCACGCGCTCGCCCAGGCGGAAATGTCTGTTCAGACGACGCCGTTTTTTCTCGCGTACGGCGACATCTTCGTGCTCGACGCGCGCAACTACACCGAGTTTTTGGAGTTTCATCTCGACGGCGGGTTCGACTGGTCGATCATGTGCGACGAGATCGACGATCCGTGGGAAGGCGCGGCGGTGTATCTGAACGGCGACGGGCGCGTCGAACGCATCATCGAGAAGCCGCCGAAGGGAACGAGCACGACGAATTTGAACAAACGCGGGATCTGCCTGCTCGATGCCCGCGTCTTCGACTTCATCTCCGACCTCGCGCCGAGCGCGAACGGCGAATTCTACCTGACGGACGCCATCGCGGCCGCGATCGCCGCGGGCCTGTCCGTCGGCGGCTACGTGGTCCGGGGATTCAGTTCGGACGTCGGCACACTGGACCGGCTGGAGGACGCCCGGCGGCGATGGACCGCGAAGGAGAATGAGAAGTAA
- a CDS encoding radical SAM protein, which yields MSIGIQNLWRMGYGTLGWHVAGRRRPLNVMLSLTDRCTYLCNYCQIPLRKSREMTLEELRTLFGQMREAGVARLGLWGGEPLVRKDIAEILRSAKEHGFYISVDTNGQLASKRLDAVPYADHFVVSLDGREDAHDRNRVAGAHAGAIEGIRLLAGRTRLWTITVLTRHNLGDIDYVLDLARTHGFLATFQVLHHNEVLGYNSGDLAPADDDLRGAVARLIDAKERGAPIANTAHYLRYLRAWPDYAKPMSRERVGWLPCVAGDLFANIDTNGDLYPCSLTVGLVPKKNVLEVGFAEAFRATSRMGCESCDASCYVEYNHLHALHPGAIADFTGAVALRKTAPAAP from the coding sequence GTGTCGATTGGAATCCAAAACCTCTGGCGGATGGGCTACGGCACGCTGGGCTGGCACGTGGCAGGGCGGCGGCGTCCGCTGAACGTCATGCTGTCGCTCACCGACCGCTGCACCTACCTGTGCAACTACTGCCAGATTCCGCTGCGCAAGAGCCGCGAGATGACGCTCGAAGAGCTTCGCACGCTCTTCGGCCAGATGCGCGAGGCGGGCGTGGCGCGCCTTGGCCTGTGGGGCGGTGAGCCGCTGGTGCGCAAGGACATCGCCGAGATCCTTCGAAGCGCGAAGGAGCACGGATTCTACATCAGCGTGGACACCAACGGGCAACTCGCGTCGAAGCGTCTAGACGCGGTGCCGTACGCGGATCACTTCGTCGTCTCGCTCGACGGTCGCGAGGACGCGCACGACCGCAACCGCGTCGCCGGCGCGCACGCGGGCGCGATCGAGGGAATCCGCCTGCTCGCCGGCCGCACGCGGCTGTGGACGATCACCGTGCTCACGCGACACAACCTCGGCGACATCGACTATGTGCTCGATCTCGCGCGCACGCACGGCTTTTTGGCCACGTTTCAGGTGCTGCACCACAACGAGGTGCTCGGGTACAACTCGGGCGATCTCGCGCCCGCGGACGACGATCTGCGCGGCGCGGTGGCGCGCCTGATCGACGCCAAGGAGCGCGGCGCGCCGATCGCGAACACGGCGCACTACCTGCGCTACCTGCGCGCGTGGCCCGACTACGCGAAGCCCATGAGCCGCGAGCGCGTCGGCTGGCTGCCGTGCGTCGCGGGGGATCTGTTCGCGAACATCGACACCAACGGCGACCTGTACCCCTGCTCGCTCACCGTGGGGCTGGTCCCGAAAAAGAACGTGCTCGAAGTGGGTTTCGCCGAGGCATTCCGCGCGACCTCGCGCATGGGCTGCGAGTCGTGCGATGCGTCGTGCTACGTGGAATACAACCACCTGCACGCGCTGCACCCCGGCGCGATCGCCGATTTCACCGGCGCGGTGGCGCTCAGGAAGACGGCCCCGGCGGCGCCATGA